The proteins below are encoded in one region of Reichenbachiella sp. 5M10:
- a CDS encoding outer membrane beta-barrel protein: MKKLLAIAVLLFAANTMYAQQGSMYAGGGIGFAEDYWKFAPEAGYWLQDNLQLGLVLHLEGDNTGATDVTTIAPHVYGRYWWPISEKFSLYAGANIRINSVSSDPGDSDTNVDVFADGGFAFAIAPRWGMVGRIVSVGLINESFTLDANMSPQSMFNVGIYYTFKQ; the protein is encoded by the coding sequence ATGAAAAAACTTTTAGCAATCGCGGTACTGTTATTTGCCGCTAACACAATGTACGCACAGCAGGGCAGCATGTATGCTGGTGGTGGAATCGGTTTTGCCGAAGACTATTGGAAATTCGCTCCAGAAGCAGGATACTGGTTACAGGACAACCTCCAGTTGGGTCTTGTATTGCACCTCGAAGGGGACAATACTGGCGCTACTGATGTGACAACCATCGCTCCACATGTCTACGGTAGATACTGGTGGCCTATCTCAGAGAAATTCTCTTTGTATGCAGGCGCCAATATAAGAATCAATTCTGTATCCTCTGACCCTGGAGACTCTGATACAAACGTAGATGTTTTTGCTGACGGAGGTTTCGCTTTCGCTATCGCGCCGAGATGGGGCATGGTCGGTCGAATCGTTTCGGTTGGCTTGATCAACGAGAGCTTCACTTTGGATGCCAACATGTCTCCACAGTCGATGTTCAACGTAGGTATTTACTATACGTTCAAACAATAA
- the queG gene encoding tRNA epoxyqueuosine(34) reductase QueG, producing the protein MDRVKLTHLIKQKALQEGFMACGIAKADFLAEEAPKLERWLNQGMHGEMGYMANHFDKRLDPRKLVEGAKTVISLSYNYFPESNLAKEDNYKIAKYAYGKDYHYIIKPKLKTVLQEVIEQVGEVNARVFVDSAPVHERAWAAKAGIGWVGKNSLLLNKKSGSFFFLAEIILDVELDYDSPVKDYCGTCTKCMDACPTDAIPEPYVVDGSRCISYLTIELRDQIPSEFQGKMENWVFGCDICQDVCPWNRFSKPHQEESFMPHAQLDEWSKSDWEEMTEEVFREVFRGSAVKRAKYEGLKKNVAFAKSRNT; encoded by the coding sequence TTGGATAGGGTTAAACTCACACATCTCATCAAACAAAAGGCTCTTCAGGAGGGGTTCATGGCCTGTGGGATTGCCAAAGCGGATTTTCTAGCTGAGGAGGCACCCAAGCTGGAACGCTGGCTCAACCAAGGGATGCATGGAGAGATGGGGTATATGGCCAATCATTTTGACAAGCGCCTCGATCCCCGCAAACTTGTTGAAGGGGCAAAGACGGTGATTTCATTGAGTTACAATTATTTCCCCGAAAGTAATCTAGCGAAGGAGGACAACTACAAAATCGCCAAATATGCCTACGGCAAGGATTATCACTACATCATCAAGCCAAAACTCAAGACAGTGCTCCAGGAGGTCATCGAGCAGGTCGGGGAGGTCAATGCACGTGTTTTTGTGGATTCGGCACCCGTCCATGAGCGAGCTTGGGCCGCCAAGGCAGGCATCGGTTGGGTGGGAAAGAACTCTTTGTTGCTCAATAAGAAGAGCGGATCTTTTTTCTTTTTGGCAGAGATCATCTTGGATGTAGAACTGGATTATGACAGTCCGGTCAAAGACTATTGCGGGACATGTACCAAGTGTATGGATGCTTGTCCGACGGATGCTATTCCAGAGCCTTATGTGGTGGACGGGAGTCGCTGTATCTCATACTTGACGATCGAGCTCAGAGATCAGATTCCGAGTGAGTTTCAAGGCAAAATGGAGAATTGGGTGTTTGGGTGTGACATTTGTCAGGATGTGTGCCCATGGAATCGGTTTTCAAAACCGCATCAAGAGGAGAGTTTCATGCCACATGCTCAGCTGGATGAATGGTCCAAGTCGGACTGGGAAGAAATGACGGAGGAGGTGTTTCGGGAGGTATTCAGAGGGTCGGCTGTGAAGCGAGCCAAATACGAAGGCTTGAAGAAGAACGTCGCTTTCGCGAAAAGTAGGAATACCTAA
- the ruvB gene encoding Holliday junction branch migration DNA helicase RuvB gives MREDYLNSDGEDMVPEEVEFEKALRPLSFDDFSGQQKVVDNIKIFVQAAKQRSEPLDHVLLHGPPGLGKTTLSHIISNELDASIKITSGPVLDKPGDLAGLLTNLEPNDVLFIDEIHRLNSVVEEYLYSAMEDYRIDIMLDSGPNARSVQIGLNPFTLIGATTRSGLLTSPLRARFGINARLEYYDSTLLSKIVKRSSAILNTPIDENAAFELARRSRGTPRIANNLLRRTRDFAQIKGNGTITKEITNMALDALDVDANGLDVMDNRILSTIINKFKGGPVGISTIATACGEEADTIEEVYEPFLIQEGYIKRTSRGRECTELAYKHLKIVPPSRMGTLFD, from the coding sequence ATGAGAGAAGATTATTTGAATTCAGACGGTGAAGACATGGTGCCCGAAGAGGTAGAGTTTGAAAAAGCACTGCGACCCTTGTCGTTTGATGATTTTTCGGGGCAGCAAAAAGTGGTGGACAATATCAAAATATTTGTGCAGGCGGCCAAACAGCGATCCGAACCATTGGACCATGTGCTCTTGCATGGCCCTCCAGGCCTGGGTAAGACTACCTTGTCTCATATCATTTCCAACGAACTGGATGCGAGTATCAAGATCACTTCTGGTCCAGTACTGGATAAGCCAGGAGATTTGGCAGGGTTGCTCACCAACTTAGAGCCAAACGACGTGCTTTTTATCGATGAGATCCACCGACTCAATTCTGTGGTGGAGGAGTATCTCTACTCTGCGATGGAGGATTACCGCATCGATATCATGCTCGATTCGGGTCCCAATGCACGATCCGTTCAGATCGGATTGAATCCCTTCACGCTTATTGGAGCGACGACTCGTTCGGGATTGTTGACCTCTCCATTGCGTGCTCGGTTTGGGATCAATGCACGATTGGAATATTATGATTCGACGTTGTTGTCCAAGATTGTCAAGCGTTCGTCGGCGATACTCAATACCCCGATAGATGAAAATGCAGCCTTCGAGCTGGCACGCAGGAGTCGAGGTACTCCTAGGATTGCCAATAATCTGCTGCGTCGTACGCGAGATTTTGCTCAGATCAAAGGGAATGGCACCATCACAAAAGAAATAACCAACATGGCACTCGACGCATTGGATGTAGACGCAAACGGGTTGGATGTGATGGACAATCGTATCTTGTCGACAATTATCAATAAGTTCAAAGGAGGGCCAGTAGGGATCTCTACTATTGCCACGGCGTGTGGGGAGGAGGCCGATACAATCGAAGAAGTATATGAGCCTTTTCTGATACAGGAGGGCTATATCAAGCGTACTAGCCGCGGCAGGGAGTGCACCGAACTCGCTTATAAGCATCTGAAAATCGTACCTCCTTCGCGGATGGGGACTTTGTTTGACTGA
- a CDS encoding FAD:protein FMN transferase, with protein sequence MQKRRILLIVLAIGILVVWRQLHKDEEAKITHLKGTTMGVVPYSIKYIDLAGRDYQLEIDSLLVDFNESLSTYIPSSEISTFNETNHANYETAYLYPMLRISQEIYQKSHGAFDPTIGPLVNVWGFGPQQKLSLDSSLVDSLIQIVGFDKVKFDQQRASKPANTYLDFSATAKGYGVDIVADFLYAQGIRNYMVEIGGEVVCRGKNEKGTYWKIGIEKPEMNRQAGTLFATTFVKNTALATSGNYRNYYKENGQIISHTISPYTGFPIRHNLLSASIYAPNCALADGYATACMVLGVDRSIQMIEDNKELEGFLIFSAEDGSLATYASKGVQSLIEVLP encoded by the coding sequence ATGCAAAAAAGAAGAATATTATTAATCGTTTTGGCCATAGGTATACTGGTTGTTTGGCGCCAGCTTCATAAAGATGAAGAAGCAAAAATCACCCATCTCAAAGGCACGACGATGGGAGTTGTCCCCTATTCGATTAAATATATCGACTTAGCTGGTCGTGACTATCAACTTGAAATCGATTCACTCTTGGTGGATTTCAACGAATCCCTCTCGACTTACATCCCGAGTTCTGAAATCTCTACCTTCAATGAAACCAATCACGCCAACTATGAAACTGCCTATCTCTACCCCATGCTGCGTATCAGTCAGGAGATTTACCAAAAAAGCCATGGCGCTTTTGACCCAACCATCGGTCCATTGGTCAATGTGTGGGGCTTTGGTCCACAACAAAAACTAAGTCTAGACAGTAGTCTGGTAGATTCACTTATTCAGATCGTAGGATTTGACAAAGTCAAATTTGACCAGCAGAGAGCCAGCAAGCCTGCCAATACCTACCTCGACTTTAGCGCGACAGCCAAAGGATATGGCGTGGACATAGTCGCAGACTTCCTCTATGCCCAAGGTATCCGCAACTACATGGTAGAGATCGGTGGTGAAGTCGTCTGTCGAGGCAAAAACGAAAAAGGAACTTACTGGAAAATTGGCATAGAAAAACCAGAAATGAACCGCCAAGCGGGGACATTATTTGCAACGACGTTTGTCAAAAACACCGCCCTTGCCACTTCAGGCAATTACCGCAACTACTACAAAGAAAACGGGCAAATCATCTCTCACACAATTAGTCCATACACAGGGTTTCCAATTCGTCACAACCTCTTGAGTGCATCGATCTACGCGCCAAACTGTGCCCTAGCCGACGGCTATGCTACCGCATGTATGGTGCTCGGCGTAGACCGCTCCATCCAGATGATCGAGGACAACAAGGAACTAGAAGGGTTCTTAATCTTTTCTGCTGAAGACGGGAGCTTGGCGACCTATGCTTCCAAAGGAGTACAGTCCCTCATCGAGGTACTCCCCTAA
- a CDS encoding globin codes for MTEKVTQVKLSYGRCAVSPKFFEDFYDDFMDSSPLIRARFENTDMEAQRALLRHGLSHLIMYAAGSHAAGMKVDRLADSHAKGKLDIQPWMYRHWIDSLLRTVQNHDRKADDLLLLVWKETVQHGVDKMVAGHGGGRI; via the coding sequence ATGACAGAAAAAGTAACGCAAGTAAAGCTTAGCTATGGTCGGTGTGCTGTTTCACCTAAGTTTTTTGAAGATTTCTATGATGATTTTATGGACTCGTCACCTTTGATTCGGGCACGGTTTGAAAATACTGACATGGAGGCACAAAGAGCACTGCTGAGGCACGGGTTGTCTCATCTCATCATGTATGCAGCAGGGAGTCATGCTGCAGGCATGAAAGTAGACCGGCTAGCCGACTCTCATGCCAAAGGAAAGTTGGATATCCAACCTTGGATGTATCGACACTGGATTGATTCCCTCCTCCGTACTGTCCAAAACCATGACAGGAAAGCGGATGATTTACTGCTTTTGGTTTGGAAGGAAACAGTACAGCACGGGGTTGACAAGATGGTTGCTGGACATGGAGGGGGGAGAATTTAG
- a CDS encoding bifunctional 2-polyprenyl-6-hydroxyphenol methylase/3-demethylubiquinol 3-O-methyltransferase UbiG, which translates to MEKQAQKKEWFDEWFDTIYYHILYKNRDYTEAGRFLDNLITYFDLSANAKILDLACGKGRHSIYLNEKGFDVTGVDLSEQNITFAKTKENNTLHFDIHDMRDIYRPEAFDYVFNLFTSFGYFDSIDENLDVIRATVASLKPGGKLLIDFLNPYVVVNHLVEAEDKTIDNIHFKISREYTNDQYIVKNISVDDHGQHFDYMEKVKAIRRTDFLNYFDANGLKVLDLFGDYSLAPYEKEKSDRLIFVIQKPA; encoded by the coding sequence ATGGAGAAACAAGCGCAGAAAAAAGAATGGTTTGATGAATGGTTTGACACCATCTATTACCACATTTTATACAAAAACAGAGATTATACTGAAGCAGGTCGTTTCCTAGACAACCTCATCACATACTTTGACCTTTCGGCCAATGCCAAAATCCTAGACCTAGCCTGTGGCAAAGGCCGTCATTCGATCTATCTCAACGAAAAGGGTTTTGACGTGACTGGAGTCGATCTCTCCGAGCAAAATATAACCTTTGCCAAGACAAAGGAGAACAACACGCTGCACTTCGACATCCACGACATGCGAGACATCTATCGACCAGAGGCCTTTGATTATGTCTTCAATCTGTTCACATCCTTTGGGTATTTTGACTCGATCGACGAAAACTTGGACGTGATCCGTGCCACGGTTGCTTCACTCAAGCCTGGAGGCAAACTGCTGATCGACTTCCTGAATCCCTATGTGGTGGTCAATCACCTCGTCGAGGCAGAAGATAAAACCATCGACAACATACACTTCAAGATCAGCCGCGAATACACCAACGATCAATACATCGTCAAAAACATCTCCGTGGATGATCACGGCCAGCACTTTGATTACATGGAAAAAGTAAAAGCCATTCGCCGCACAGATTTTTTGAACTATTTCGACGCAAATGGGCTTAAGGTGTTAGATTTATTCGGAGACTATAGTTTGGCTCCTTACGAAAAAGAAAAATCCGATCGTCTCATCTTTGTGATCCAAAAACCCGCATGA
- a CDS encoding ZIP family metal transporter, giving the protein MIKSAVILFLSAFLGGILAINSIDIISKNIKHLLVFAGSFLFSVTIIHILPEIFEAGEDHLHVGGFILLGFFFQQVLEYFTDGVEHGHMHHHHKGQEGHTTLKSISLMVALSVHGFLEGTLLAHPGSVHADHTEGTLLAGIIFHKIPAALALISVLACQYKSRKTQLILLTIFALASPIGVFTGHFLGDFGLLDSTGMVLLFAFVSGNFLHISTTIFLESSPGHRWSSRKLIISLFGAGLAVLSEMIF; this is encoded by the coding sequence ATGATCAAAAGCGCCGTAATCCTATTCTTGTCCGCCTTCCTCGGAGGTATCCTTGCGATCAACTCCATAGACATCATCAGCAAAAACATCAAGCACTTGCTCGTGTTTGCGGGCTCGTTTCTATTTTCGGTCACCATCATCCACATCCTACCTGAGATATTCGAAGCAGGAGAAGACCACCTGCACGTAGGCGGATTCATACTCCTAGGGTTCTTTTTTCAACAAGTACTAGAATACTTCACCGATGGCGTAGAGCACGGGCACATGCACCATCATCACAAAGGGCAAGAAGGGCATACGACCCTCAAAAGCATCTCGCTCATGGTCGCACTCAGCGTCCACGGTTTTCTCGAGGGTACGCTACTCGCTCATCCCGGGAGCGTACATGCCGATCATACCGAAGGCACTCTACTAGCAGGCATCATCTTTCACAAAATCCCTGCAGCTTTGGCGCTGATCTCGGTACTCGCTTGCCAATACAAGTCTCGCAAGACGCAACTGATCTTGCTGACGATCTTTGCTTTGGCCTCACCAATCGGGGTATTTACGGGGCATTTTCTAGGAGATTTCGGATTGCTCGACTCGACAGGCATGGTCCTATTGTTTGCATTCGTTTCGGGAAACTTCCTCCATATCTCTACGACGATATTCTTGGAATCGAGCCCCGGACACCGCTGGAGTTCACGCAAACTCATCATCAGCCTTTTTGGTGCAGGCTTGGCTGTCCTTTCAGAAATGATCTTTTAA
- the hisG gene encoding ATP phosphoribosyltransferase yields MSTLKIAVQKSGRLNDDSIGLLKNCGIHIDNGKDQLKASASNFPMDVLYLRNGDIPQYVEDGVADIAIVGENLLVEAGNDIEVVRKLGFSKCKLSLAVPKELDYEGVQYFDGKRIATSYPNTLQQYLDQHNVKADIHVIKGSVEIAPNIGLAEGICDLVSSGSTLFKNGLKEADQILISEAVLVKSKKLTPEQEELLDTLLFRLDAVQKGKKSKYVLMNVPNDKIDGVINMLPGMRSPTVLPLAEAGWSSVHTVIEEGKFWEVIDQLKAAGAEGILIVPIEKMVL; encoded by the coding sequence ATGAGCACATTAAAAATCGCAGTTCAGAAATCCGGAAGATTAAACGACGACTCTATTGGTCTATTGAAGAACTGCGGCATTCACATTGACAATGGCAAAGATCAATTGAAGGCCAGCGCGTCTAACTTCCCGATGGATGTTTTGTATTTGAGAAATGGTGATATCCCCCAATATGTAGAAGATGGTGTGGCAGACATTGCTATCGTCGGCGAAAACCTCCTGGTCGAGGCAGGCAACGATATAGAAGTAGTGAGAAAACTCGGTTTCTCTAAGTGTAAGCTCTCTCTTGCTGTACCCAAAGAACTGGACTATGAAGGCGTACAATACTTCGACGGCAAACGTATCGCTACCTCCTACCCCAACACCCTTCAGCAATACCTTGACCAACACAACGTGAAAGCCGACATCCACGTCATCAAAGGATCCGTAGAGATCGCTCCCAACATCGGCTTGGCCGAAGGGATTTGTGACTTGGTCAGCTCAGGCAGTACTTTGTTTAAAAACGGCCTCAAGGAAGCGGATCAAATCTTGATATCTGAAGCCGTTTTGGTCAAAAGCAAAAAATTAACCCCAGAGCAAGAAGAACTACTGGACACCCTTCTATTCAGACTGGATGCGGTACAAAAAGGTAAAAAATCGAAGTATGTCCTCATGAACGTACCCAATGACAAAATCGATGGTGTGATCAACATGCTCCCAGGGATGAGAAGCCCTACGGTACTGCCCTTGGCAGAAGCAGGATGGAGCTCAGTACACACCGTGATCGAGGAAGGAAAATTCTGGGAAGTGATCGACCAACTGAAAGCTGCCGGTGCAGAAGGAATCCTCATCGTCCCAATCGAAAAAATGGTACTATGA
- the hisD gene encoding histidinol dehydrogenase — MIVSLYPKKSEWAALTQRPVLEQQNLQSTVDGVFDAIKANGDQAVLSFTERFDKAQLSSSVVSDQEIETAEQRISDELKAAIQLAAQNIETFHAAQKPGRVEVETAPGVVCWQEAKGIQKVGIYIPGGTAPLFSTVLMLAIPATIAGCDEIVLCTPPGPDGSVNPAILFAAQYAGVKQVYKVGGIQAIGAMTFGTESIPKVDKIFGPGNQYVTAAKQRAAQLGVAIDMPAGPSELLVMADETAVPAFVVSDLLSQAEHGIDSQVICVIKSESQVTAIQSELEAQLAVLPRKEIAQKAIANSKIICIAEDQDCVDFINEYAPEHYILCVQNEDFYLDQVRNAGSVFIGNYTPESAGDYASGTNHTLPTNGYAKSYSGVNLDSFMKKITFQKITATGIQNIGPAIEHMAAAELLDAHKNAVTVRLDYLKTRGE, encoded by the coding sequence ATGATTGTCTCTCTCTATCCCAAAAAATCAGAATGGGCAGCACTGACACAGCGCCCTGTACTCGAGCAGCAAAACTTGCAGTCCACGGTTGATGGTGTATTTGATGCGATCAAGGCAAATGGCGACCAAGCTGTCTTGTCGTTTACCGAGCGGTTCGACAAGGCACAGTTGTCTTCATCTGTTGTCTCGGATCAAGAAATCGAAACGGCCGAGCAGCGCATCTCTGACGAACTCAAAGCGGCCATTCAATTGGCTGCCCAAAACATCGAGACCTTTCATGCCGCCCAAAAACCTGGACGTGTAGAAGTCGAAACGGCTCCTGGCGTAGTGTGCTGGCAAGAAGCCAAAGGCATCCAAAAAGTAGGAATATACATCCCTGGTGGGACAGCCCCTTTGTTTTCGACCGTACTGATGCTTGCCATCCCCGCTACAATAGCAGGATGCGACGAAATCGTACTCTGCACCCCCCCAGGACCCGACGGGTCGGTCAACCCGGCGATTCTCTTCGCCGCGCAATACGCGGGCGTCAAGCAAGTGTACAAAGTCGGCGGCATCCAAGCCATCGGCGCGATGACTTTCGGCACAGAGAGTATCCCAAAAGTGGACAAGATTTTCGGGCCAGGCAACCAATACGTCACAGCTGCCAAACAGCGAGCCGCACAACTAGGTGTCGCAATAGACATGCCTGCAGGTCCATCAGAACTGCTCGTCATGGCAGATGAAACCGCTGTACCGGCTTTCGTCGTATCTGATTTGCTATCCCAAGCCGAGCATGGGATCGATAGTCAAGTGATTTGTGTAATCAAAAGCGAGAGCCAAGTCACAGCGATCCAATCCGAATTGGAAGCGCAACTCGCCGTACTGCCCCGCAAAGAGATCGCCCAAAAAGCCATCGCCAACTCCAAAATCATCTGCATCGCAGAGGATCAGGACTGTGTGGACTTCATCAACGAATACGCGCCAGAGCACTACATCCTTTGTGTCCAAAACGAGGACTTCTACCTTGATCAGGTTCGGAACGCAGGGTCGGTATTCATCGGCAACTACACCCCGGAGAGCGCGGGAGATTATGCTTCGGGCACCAATCATACCCTACCAACCAATGGCTATGCCAAGTCATACAGCGGCGTGAATTTGGATTCGTTCATGAAGAAAATCACCTTCCAGAAAATCACGGCCACAGGCATACAAAATATAGGCCCTGCCATCGAACACATGGCGGCAGCCGAACTGCTAGACGCACACAAAAATGCCGTCACCGTACGGTTAGATTATTTAAAAACACGAGGCGAATAA
- the hisC gene encoding histidinol-phosphate transaminase: MNIRSLLRKNIQSLTPYSSARDEFDSVAEVYLDANENPFDNGVNRYPDPYQKPVKARLSEIKNIAPEKILLGNGSDEVLDLIYRAFCEPKVDNVISHNPSYGMYPVLSEINDVELRKVNLDAGFSLDAKKMIAASDEHTKLFFICSPNNPSGNLLNKEEIRQILDLKKGIVVIDEAYIDFAETDSWLTELDRYPNLIVCQTLSKAWGLAGLRVGMCFASEEIVRVLNAIKPPYNVNVLSQEAALKALNQEDEFKKQLAIILDEKKKVEAALAQSPCVQELFPSDSNFVLARVENANALYDFLLERKVIVRNRSKEHLCASCLRFTIGTPEENLRLLDGITAYEKK; this comes from the coding sequence ATGAACATAAGAAGTCTTTTACGAAAGAACATACAGTCGCTGACGCCCTACAGCTCGGCACGTGACGAATTTGATAGCGTAGCAGAGGTCTATCTAGATGCCAACGAAAACCCGTTTGACAATGGCGTCAATCGCTACCCTGACCCCTATCAAAAACCCGTCAAGGCACGCCTAAGTGAGATCAAAAACATCGCACCAGAGAAAATCCTACTCGGAAATGGGAGCGATGAAGTGCTGGATCTCATCTATCGCGCATTCTGCGAACCCAAAGTGGACAATGTCATCTCACACAATCCGAGCTACGGCATGTACCCCGTCTTGTCAGAGATCAATGACGTGGAACTTCGAAAAGTCAATTTGGATGCAGGATTTTCGCTTGACGCAAAAAAAATGATCGCTGCGTCAGACGAGCATACCAAGCTGTTCTTCATCTGCTCGCCTAACAACCCATCGGGCAATCTGCTCAACAAAGAGGAGATTCGTCAGATTCTGGATTTGAAAAAGGGAATCGTCGTGATTGATGAGGCATATATAGATTTTGCAGAGACGGATTCTTGGCTCACCGAGCTAGACCGCTACCCCAACCTCATCGTATGCCAGACCCTGTCCAAAGCTTGGGGGTTGGCAGGCCTGAGAGTAGGTATGTGTTTTGCATCCGAAGAAATCGTCCGTGTACTCAACGCCATCAAACCTCCGTACAACGTCAATGTGCTATCCCAAGAAGCGGCACTGAAGGCGCTAAACCAAGAGGACGAATTCAAAAAGCAACTGGCGATTATCCTGGACGAAAAGAAGAAAGTAGAAGCGGCACTGGCTCAGTCGCCTTGTGTCCAAGAGTTGTTCCCATCGGACTCCAACTTTGTACTCGCTCGGGTCGAAAATGCCAACGCTTTGTATGATTTTTTACTAGAGAGAAAAGTGATCGTAAGAAATCGCTCCAAAGAACATTTGTGTGCCAGCTGTCTTCGTTTCACCATCGGTACACCCGAGGAAAACCTGCGATTGCTGGACGGAATAACAGCCTACGAAAAGAAATAA
- the hisB gene encoding bifunctional histidinol-phosphatase/imidazoleglycerol-phosphate dehydratase HisB, with the protein MKKVLFIDRDGTLVLEPPVDYQLDSLEKLEFYPGAFQWMAKIAKLGYELVMVTNQDGLGTDSFPEDTFWPAHNKCLQAFENEGVKFDAVKIDRSFPADNAPTRKPRTGMLTEYMDGSYDLTNSYVIGDRITDVELAKNLGAKAIFIQQEEGLGADEISTKVEELQPSIALTTTDWEDIYNLVSRGSRKGTVKRTTKETDIDIEVELDGTGQADIDTGIKFFDHMLDQIAKHGLLDLKIQVKGDLEVDEHHTIEDTGIALGEAIAEALGNKKGIERYGFCLPMDDCLCQVALDFGGRNWIEWDAEFKREMVGKMPTEMFFHFFKSFSDAAKCNLNIKAEGDNEHHKIEGIFKAFAKAIKMSVKQDKDKMILPSTKGML; encoded by the coding sequence ATGAAAAAAGTACTATTCATCGACAGAGACGGCACCCTCGTATTGGAGCCTCCAGTGGACTACCAACTAGACTCTCTGGAAAAACTGGAATTCTACCCTGGGGCATTCCAGTGGATGGCCAAAATCGCCAAGCTCGGTTATGAACTCGTCATGGTCACCAACCAAGACGGTTTGGGCACGGACTCTTTTCCAGAAGACACCTTCTGGCCAGCGCACAACAAATGCCTGCAGGCATTTGAAAACGAAGGAGTAAAGTTCGATGCAGTCAAAATCGACCGCAGCTTCCCTGCTGACAATGCTCCGACACGCAAGCCGCGCACTGGCATGCTCACCGAGTACATGGATGGCAGTTATGACTTGACCAACTCATACGTGATCGGTGACCGTATCACAGACGTAGAATTGGCAAAAAACTTGGGTGCAAAGGCGATTTTCATCCAACAAGAAGAAGGGCTGGGCGCTGATGAAATATCTACCAAGGTAGAAGAATTGCAACCCTCCATCGCGCTGACAACCACTGATTGGGAAGATATCTACAACCTCGTCAGTCGCGGTTCACGCAAGGGTACCGTCAAGCGTACCACCAAAGAAACCGATATCGATATCGAAGTGGAACTAGACGGCACAGGCCAAGCCGATATCGACACGGGCATCAAGTTCTTTGATCACATGCTGGATCAGATCGCCAAACACGGACTATTGGATCTCAAAATCCAAGTCAAAGGTGATCTCGAAGTAGACGAACACCACACGATCGAAGACACTGGCATAGCCCTCGGCGAGGCGATCGCCGAAGCGCTAGGCAACAAAAAAGGAATCGAAAGGTACGGCTTCTGCCTACCGATGGACGATTGCCTCTGTCAGGTAGCCTTAGATTTCGGAGGACGAAACTGGATCGAATGGGATGCGGAGTTCAAACGCGAAATGGTCGGCAAGATGCCTACCGAGATGTTCTTCCACTTCTTCAAATCCTTCTCTGATGCAGCCAAGTGCAACCTCAACATCAAAGCAGAAGGAGACAACGAACACCACAAGATCGAAGGCATTTTCAAGGCTTTTGCGAAAGCCATCAAAATGTCCGTCAAACAAGACAAAGACAAAATGATCCTGCCATCAACCAAAGGGATGCTATGA
- the hisH gene encoding imidazole glycerol phosphate synthase subunit HisH has protein sequence MSKVVIIDYGAGNVRSVKFALERMGITPMLSRDAAEIQSADKIIFPGVGEASSSMKALENYGLIEVIQNAKQPFLGICLGMQMMCESSEENNTQGLGIFPLPVKLFAGGTVKVPHMGWNQIEALKTPIFNGLEEKEYMYFVHSYYVPDSEWTIAKASYPTPFSAALHKDNFYGCQFHPEKSGTFGQQILKNFIEM, from the coding sequence ATGAGTAAAGTAGTAATAATAGATTACGGAGCTGGCAATGTTCGCTCGGTCAAGTTTGCGCTGGAGCGCATGGGCATCACGCCGATGCTAAGCCGAGATGCCGCAGAGATCCAATCCGCAGACAAAATCATCTTCCCTGGCGTAGGTGAGGCAAGTAGCTCGATGAAAGCACTGGAAAACTACGGATTGATCGAGGTGATCCAAAACGCCAAGCAGCCCTTCCTAGGTATCTGTCTCGGCATGCAGATGATGTGTGAGTCATCCGAAGAAAATAACACCCAAGGACTCGGTATATTTCCTTTGCCTGTGAAGTTGTTCGCTGGAGGAACAGTGAAAGTGCCACACATGGGATGGAACCAAATCGAAGCGTTGAAAACACCGATATTCAACGGACTGGAAGAGAAAGAGTACATGTATTTTGTGCACTCCTACTACGTACCGGATTCGGAATGGACCATTGCCAAAGCCAGCTATCCAACCCCCTTCAGTGCGGCACTTCACAAAGACAACTTCTATGGCTGCCAGTTTCACCCCGAAAAGAGTGGGACATTTGGCCAGCAGATTTTAAAGAATTTTATTGAGATGTAG